The following are encoded in a window of Amaranthus tricolor cultivar Red isolate AtriRed21 chromosome 2, ASM2621246v1, whole genome shotgun sequence genomic DNA:
- the LOC130806263 gene encoding uncharacterized protein LOC130806263 yields MMARVNNSVETVNAAAAAIVTAESRVQPVCVQKRRWGSCWNLYWCFGSLKTSKRISHATLVPEPTVTETAVTVSDNPNPSTSIILPFIAPPSSPTFLQSDPPTATHSPGGLLTITPLSVNALQSPGQAHIFTIGPYAHETQLVSPPVLSAFTTEPSTAAVTPPPEPMQFTTPSSPEVPFAQLLTSSLNRARRNSGTNHKLALSCYEVHHLISPGSVNSTSGTSSPYLDRRPILEFRMVDASKLFDSKKFSTHKWGSRLGSGSVTPDGTGFAPYDPLPVENQISEVASLANSENGLLAAEALVDHRVSFELCREDIPIVLEKAVEGEQETRDQYARSNDVVPHKAENCFLCSQEGLTESHETTSGVTEDCLHKKSSISLGSVKEFNFDSSNRESIAQSNLTSEWWADEKVGKDISGQNNWSFFPMLQPGVS; encoded by the exons ATGATGGCGAGAGTGAATAATAGCGTCGAAACTGTTAACGCTGCTGCTGCGGCGATCGTCACCGCTGAAAGCCGTGTTCAACCTGTCTGTGTTCAG AAAAGAAGATGGGGAAGCTGTTGGAATCTCTATTGGTGCTTCGGTTCTCTCAAAACCAGCAAGAGGATAAGCCATGCTACCCTTGTACCCGAGCCTACTGTTACTGAGACTGCAGTGACTGTTTCTGACAACCCAAACCCTTCAACATCTATAATATTACCATTTATTGCACCTCCATCGTCTCCTACATTTTTGCAATCAGATCCACCAACAGCTACTCACTCTCCAGGTGGATTGCTGACGATAACTCCTCTTTCTGTAAATGCTCTTCAGTCTCCTGGACAAGCACATATTTTCACCATTGGCCCATATGCCCATGAGACTCAGCTAGTCTCACCCCCTGTACTTTCTGCCTTCACCACGGAGCCATCTACTGCTGCTGTTACTCCCCCTCCTGAACCTATGCAATTCACCACTCCATCATCTCCTGAAGTTCCATTTGCTCAATTGCTCACCTCTTCACTCAACCGTGCAAGGAGGAACAGTGGAACCAATCACAAACTTGCACTATCCTGCTACGAAGTCCACCATCTCATATCCCCTGGCTCAGTAAATTCTACGTCTGGCACGTCATCACCTTACCTTGATAGACGTCCAATCCTTGAGTTCCGCATGGTAGATGCTTCCAAGTTGTTTGACTCAAAGAAATTTTCTACGCACAAATGGGGTTCAAGACTAGGATCTGGATCAGTTACACCAGATGGTACAGGATTTGCCCCTTATGACCCTCTACCAGTGGAGAACCAAATTTCAGAAGTGGCATCACTTGCTAACTCGGAAAATGGTTTGCTGGCTGCGGAGGCTCTAGTCGATCACAGGGTCTCATTTGAGCTTTGTCGGGAAGATATTCCAATAGTTCTTGAGAAGGCAGTGGAAGGTGAGCAGGAAACTAGGGATCAATACGCAAGAAGCAATGATGTTGTTCCACACAAAGCCGAGAACTGCTTCCTGTGTTCTCAAGAGGGCTTAACCGAAAGCCATGAGACAACTTCAGGTGTAACAGAGGATTGTCTACACAAGAAGTCCTCTATCTCTCTCGGATCAGTCAAAGAATTCAATTTCGATAGTAGCAACAGAGAATCTATTGCGCAATCAAACCTTACCTCAGAGTGGTGGGCTGATGAGAAAGTCGGGAAAGATATTAGTGGTCAAAACAACTGGAGTTTCTTTCCAATGCTTCAGCCGGGAGTCAGCTGA